TCCTAAAGCTTTTTCACCTTTCTCAAACTCAGCTTTTAATTTGCTTAAGTTTTCATCAGCTTTTGAAATATGTTCAGCATTCCTAGATTTTTTTGCTTCAGATAATTCTTTCTCAGCATATTTGATTTGATTTTGAAGTGTAGTTAAACGCTCTATAGCAGCTTTGTTACCAGAAAAAATTTCTATAAAGCTGGCAAATTTCTTACTATAATTATTATACTGATTTTTCTTAGACTGAATGTTAGTTAATAGCTCTTTCTTTTTGCTTTCATCTTTTTCATCTCTATATTCTCTTCCAAGTGCTTGTATTTCTTTATCAAGATTTATTAATGGTTTAGAGATATTTGTATAAAAAGCTTGCGAAGCAGCAAATGCACTAACAGGAGGTAATATTCCCATCCAACCTTTCAGCGCATCCATTAAATATCCATTAAATCTTTTCATATCTCTATAATCTTCAACTGCACTTTGAGCTGGGCTGTTAGCTTCGATTAGCACTTTATTTCTACTAGAAGCTATAGCCTTACCCTTCTCAAAAATTAAACTTTCTGGAATAGATTTAGTTACATTTGAAGCTTGTTTGTAAATAGCATCATATTGAATTTTTAAATTTTTAGCGTAATCTTTCATGGTGCTTGTAACCATAATAATTCTCCCTTTGATTATCCATTTTAAATAACTAACAAAGATTAGTTAATTTATTAACAATAACATGAGGGGTTTAAATTTACAAACGAAAAGTTAATTAATTAACCTTTTAAAATAAAGGAGAAGAATTGTCGGTACCATCTATGGTTCACTTGTTGTGCCTAACAAGCGGCGTTAGCATTAAGCGCAAAAACTTAATTATTTTCGTAATTAAAGCCTGCTATTCGGAAAGTTTCTTTAAAATGATCAGGCAAGGGAGCTGTAACTTCAATTTGCTTGCCATTTAAACTAAAAGCTATTTTTCTTGCATGTAAATGGAGTTTATTGCCAAAGCCTTCTACATATGCCAGCTCTCTACCATACTCGAAATCTGCAAGTATTGGCGCATCTAAGCTATGTGCGGCATGAATTCTTAATTGATGTTTTCTTCCAGTTGACGGCATAAATTCTACTAAGCTTATGCAGCCTTTAAGATAATCTAACACTTGATATTCGGTATGCGCAGCTTTAGACTGGCCGGTTTCTTTATCAATAATTGGCTGCTTAATAAAACCACTACCTCTTATATCTCCTACTACCACGGCTAAGTAAACTTTTTGAACTTCTTTAGCTTTAAATAACTGGGTGAGGTTGGTTGCTACTTCACGGGTTCTAGCTAAAATTAGCACCCCACTGGTTTCTTTATCAAGTCTATGTACTAATTTAGGTCTCTCCGGATAACCTTCTTGATAAATTTCAAGTAAATCATCAATTGATTGAGTAATGCCCGTACCACCTTGGACTGCTACGCCAATCGGCTTATTAATAATAATAATATCTTTATCTTTATAAAGAACTTGTTCAAGCCAAAACTTAAGCTTCTTCTCCGGCAGATTTAATTTTGATTTAACCGGTTTACTTGCATCCTCTTTAGCCAAAAATTCAGCCACTGCTATTTGATCATTTTCTTTTATATGATCTTTAGCTACAACTTTAGCTGCATTTAACTTAATTAAACCTTTTCTTAAAGCTTGTTCAATATTAAT
This window of the Rickettsiales endosymbiont of Stachyamoeba lipophora genome carries:
- a CDS encoding RluA family pseudouridine synthase — translated: MQFEILTVQSHEANQRIDRYLRKTLPHLNQINIEQALRKGLIKLNAAKVVAKDHIKENDQIAVAEFLAKEDASKPVKSKLNLPEKKLKFWLEQVLYKDKDIIIINKPIGVAVQGGTGITQSIDDLLEIYQEGYPERPKLVHRLDKETSGVLILARTREVATNLTQLFKAKEVQKVYLAVVVGDIRGSGFIKQPIIDKETGQSKAAHTEYQVLDYLKGCISLVEFMPSTGRKHQLRIHAAHSLDAPILADFEYGRELAYVEGFGNKLHLHARKIAFSLNGKQIEVTAPLPDHFKETFRIAGFNYENN